A genomic window from Parasteatoda tepidariorum isolate YZ-2023 chromosome 10, CAS_Ptep_4.0, whole genome shotgun sequence includes:
- the LOC107439835 gene encoding beta-1,3-galactosyltransferase brn, whose product MHTLTTSWGRLQFSRKRILYFILGIIAIFIIERSGLILHFLEVDYNKFSYPLDINMEEMLATIRKGGKVPYQPINEYNFPYRISNEKKCLQGFLMKNHEKVVILYVIKSATNHKNRRDVIRKTWGWENRFSDVLIKRIFVLGTTNDVALQDDIDEEYARNKDIVQAEFIDSYYNNTIKTMMSFKWVVLNCPKVQFVMFADDDMYISTKNLLKFIRNPFNRRVGFRKRRDVEKILLSNRSSSKASEAPELSQQTSGSSNLIYNSRKLFEYDPVLSAFDGRLLAGYVFNSSPMRHKSSKWYMPLSEYPYSKYPPYVTAGAYVLSYPALEDMYYTSMFTKHFRFDDVYLGIVAKKCGISPLHNDHFYFWREPYTKDSYVNVIASHGFSDPEELQKVWDEQRSSGHA is encoded by the coding sequence ATGCACACACTAACAACATCATGGGGAAGATTGCAGTTTTCTCGAAAAcgaatcttatattttattttgggaaTTATAGCTATTTTTATCATCGAGCGTTCAGGATTGATATTACATTTTCTTGAAGTTGATTACAACAAATTTTCTTACCCCTTAGACATCAACATGGAAGAAATGCTGGCAACCATAAGAAAAGGGGGAAAAGTTCCTTATCAACCAatcaatgaatataattttccatACAGAATCagtaatgaaaagaaatgcCTACAAGGTTTCTTAATGAAAAACCATGAAAAGGTTGTGATTTTATATGTAATCAAATCAGCTACGAACCACAAAAATAGGAGAGATGTTATTCGCAAAACATGGGGGTGGGAAAATCGCTTCTCTGATGTTCTTATCAAACGAATATTTGTCCTCGGTACAACAAATGATGTTGCACTGCAAGATGATATTGATGAAGAATATGCTAGAAATAAAGATATTGTTCAAGCTGAGTTTATTGATAGCTATTATAACAACACTATTAAAACCATGATGAGTTTTAAATGGGTTGTTCTAAATTGTCCCAAGGTTCAATTTGTCATGTTTGCAGATGATGATATGTACATATCCACGAAGAACTTGCTGAAATTTATTCGCAATCCATTTAATAGACGGGTTGGTTTTAGAAAACGTCGcgatgtagaaaaaattttactgagtAATCGAAGTAGTTCTAAAGCTTCTGAAGCACCTGAATTATCTCAGCAAACTTCAGGGTCaagtaacttaatttataattctagaAAGTTGTTTGAATATGATCCTGTGTTAAGTGCTTTTGATGGACGATTATTAGCTGGATATGTTTTCAATTCTTCACCGATGAGACATAAATCAAGCAAGTGGTATATGCCTCTCTCGGAGTACCCATATTCTAAATACCCTCCATATGTGACTGCTGGCGCTTATGTATTATCATATCCGGCCTTAGAAGATATGTATTATACAAGTatgtttacaaaacattttcgCTTTGATGATGTCTATTTAGGCATAGTTGCAAAAAAGTGTGGAATTTCACCTTTGCATAATGATCATTTCTATTTCTGGAGGGAGCCTTATACCAAAGATTCTTATGTTAATGTCATCGCATCTCATGGATTTAGCGATCCAGAGGAGCTGCAGAAAGTATGGGATGAGCAGAGAAGTTCAGGCCATGCTTAG